A single Natrinema pellirubrum DSM 15624 DNA region contains:
- a CDS encoding universal stress protein, which produces MQYLVGTDSIHTTAAICDYLEERASGDDAVTVVAVAPADDPTARRDCEEALNVAPVRLATVGEVETEVRTGDPVAELRDAATASAADELVVGAHSGDPEATRDLGSTARGLLADADRPVVVVPIPVL; this is translated from the coding sequence ATGCAGTATCTCGTCGGGACCGACTCGATCCACACTACCGCAGCGATCTGTGACTACCTCGAGGAACGGGCAAGCGGCGACGACGCCGTCACCGTGGTCGCCGTCGCGCCAGCCGACGACCCGACGGCGCGCCGGGACTGCGAGGAGGCGTTGAACGTCGCCCCTGTTCGGCTCGCGACGGTGGGTGAGGTCGAGACCGAGGTCCGGACCGGAGACCCAGTCGCGGAACTCCGCGACGCGGCTACAGCCTCGGCGGCCGACGAACTCGTCGTCGGGGCCCACAGCGGCGATCCCGAAGCGACGCGCGACCTCGGTTCGACCGCGCGGGGGCTGCTTGCGGACGCGGACCGGCCGGTCGTCGTCGTCCCGATCCCTGTCCTCTAG